The following proteins are encoded in a genomic region of Streptobacillus felis:
- a CDS encoding thiamine diphosphokinase, with amino-acid sequence MKYCVFLNGEYPEFTKYHLELLKDRIIYCADGGTNFAYKQGIVPHTIVGDLDSISPEVLSYYKNKGVKIHDYSSDKDYTDFGIALLHICGFDKVGMNDRFQREEIDFYQEKDVLVFGATGGRMDMSIGNAKLLAKNKNMKYISHKNELMYYVDKEDIIKNMSGKKFSLIPLSDLKELTLEGFVYNLKDKDISRDMSLVSNIIKEDVATVNAKSGDMLIIIKI; translated from the coding sequence ATGAAATATTGTGTATTTTTAAATGGAGAGTATCCAGAATTTACAAAGTATCATTTAGAGTTATTAAAAGATAGAATAATATATTGTGCAGATGGGGGAACTAACTTTGCTTATAAGCAGGGGATAGTTCCTCATACTATAGTAGGAGATTTAGATTCAATTAGTCCAGAAGTTCTTAGTTATTATAAAAATAAGGGTGTTAAAATACATGATTATTCAAGTGATAAAGATTATACTGATTTTGGTATAGCCTTATTACATATTTGTGGGTTTGATAAAGTTGGTATGAATGATAGATTTCAAAGAGAAGAAATAGATTTTTATCAAGAAAAAGATGTGTTAGTATTTGGCGCTACTGGCGGAAGAATGGATATGTCTATAGGTAATGCTAAATTACTGGCTAAAAATAAAAATATGAAGTATATTAGTCATAAAAATGAATTAATGTATTATGTTGATAAGGAAGATATTATTAAAAATATGTCAGGTAAAAAATTTTCTTTGATACCTTTATCTGATTTAAAAGAATTAACTCTTGAAGGATTTGTATATAATCTTAAGGATAAAGATATATCAAGAGATATGTCTCTTGTTAGTAATATTATTAAAGAAGATGTTGCAACAGTAAATGCAAAAAGTGGAGATATGTTAATAATTATAAAGATATAA